A window of the Brassica oleracea var. oleracea cultivar TO1000 chromosome C1, BOL, whole genome shotgun sequence genome harbors these coding sequences:
- the LOC106330321 gene encoding uncharacterized protein LOC106330321 gives MRNRVEEKFLEFYESWIFQLEQYLHQLLIAHNNINTMSEIELRGLISKLTAHHKAYYTAKWAAIGEDILAFFGPVWLNPLEKSCFWLTGWKPSTAFRMLDRLRKSWRPTVVLVEAQVRRLEELRVKTRFDEERIETEMERYQVAMADRKMVELARLGCRVGGVEGESTVLVEAAVKGLATRLEKMVKAADCVRLKTLKGILDVLAPPQCVEFLAAAAAFQVQLRRWGNERHNVTHSYGS, from the exons ATGAGAAACCGCGTAGAAGAAAAGTTCCTCGAGTTCTACGAGAGTTGGATTTTTCAACTCGAGCAATATCTTCATCAACTCTTAATTGCTCATAACAACATCAACACTATGAGTGAGATCGAGCTTCGAGGTTTGATCTCAAAGCTTACTGCACACCACAAAGCTTACTACACAGCGAAATGGGCAGCCATCGGAGAAGACATTTTAGCCTTCTTTGGACCGGTTTGGCTAAACCCGTTAGAGAAATCTTGTTTTTGGTTAACCGGATGGAAACCATCGACGGCGTTTCGGATGCTCGATAGGCTGAGAAAGTCGTGGAGGCCGACGGTGGTGCTTGTGGAGGCTCAGGTGAGGAGGTTGGAGGAGCTGCGAGTTAAGACGAGGTTCGACGAAGAAAGAATTGAGACAGAGATGGAACGATATCAG GTGGCTATGGCTGACAGGAAAATGGTGGAGCTGGCGAGACTTGGATGTCGTGTCGGTGGAGTCGAAGGAGAATCTACAGTGTTGGTTGAGGCGGCGGTGAAGGGATTAGCGACGAGGCTTGAAAAGATGGTGAAGGCGGCAGATTGTGTGCGGCTGAAAACGCTTAAGGGTATTTTAGACGTTTTAGCTCCGCCCCAGTGTGTTGAGTTTTTGGCAGCGGCGGCTGCGTTTCAGGTTCAGTTACGTCGGTGGGGAAACGAAAGGCATAATGTCACTCACTCCTATGGTTCCTGA
- the LOC106325192 gene encoding uncharacterized protein LOC106325192 isoform X3 has translation MKLRRRELLVVKAGWIVSMVILLKVITFALCIKQSPFSSSNPLSLSLSLINSEEATTVYSEDAVEEEAHEETEEEAQEDETVIQDKNGRTSVHSSIRQQEHMRKDAMAGLHVLRLMPEPTAVALLYAQQ, from the exons ATGAAGCTGCGGAGGAGAGAGCTTCTGGTAGTGAAAGCGGGTTGGATTGTATCGATGGTGATCCTGTTAAAGGTAATCACTTTTGCACTCTGCATCAAGCAATCCCCTTTCTCATCAAGCAATCCCCTTTCTCTCTCTCTCTCTCTCATCAACTCAGAGGAGGCAACGACCGTGTACTCAGAGGACGCAG TGGAAGAAGAAGCGCATGAGGAGACTGAAGAGGAAGCACAGGAAGATGAGACAGTGATCCAA GACAAAAATGGCAGAACCAGCGTACACAGTAGCATCAGACAGCAAGAACACATGAGAAAAGATGCTATGGCTGGACTTCACGTCCTTAGGTTAATGCCCGAGCCGACAGCTGTTGCACTACTGTATGCGCAGCAGTAG
- the LOC106315686 gene encoding probable LRR receptor-like serine/threonine-protein kinase MRH1: MGCGFHYSYVFFLIITLQAPLSFSVNPQGYALLKFRERVNSDPHGTLANWNVSSDLCSWSGVTCVDGNVQILDLSGCSLGGTLAPELNQLIELRSLKLSKNHFSGEIPKEYESFSKLEFLGLRDNDLTGTIPPELTNVLSLKHLLLSGNKFQSNMSIKILRMKLLHSPFAVLGCANRKLGHCISRNHIIRVKKIEAFVFRIKATSRRFLKAFPSKFDFKRRELLEETSNLAAEPAPQAPSPSPETITEASPRSSGSFPAVTNAKKRIPPLVPPPPSPDENTSSDSSKNHPQPQDNKQSKGSKHVWLYVVIAVASFLGLLIIVAVIFLCRKRAVKSIGPWKTGLSGQLQKAFVTGVPKLNRAELETACEDFSNIIETFDGYTVYKGTLSSGVEIAVASTAVCESKEWTRAMEMAYRRKIDALSRINHKNFVNLIGYCEEDEPFNRMMVFEYAPNGTLFEHLHDKEMEHLDWSARMRIIMGTAYCLQHMHEMNPPMAHSDFNSSEIYLTDDYAAKVSEIPFNLEARLNPKKHVSGDLEQASLLLPPEPETNVHSFGLLMLEIISGKLSFSDEYGSIEQWASKHLENDGLGEMIDPSLKTFKEEELEVICDVIRECLKPDQRHRPSMKDVAEQLKQVINITPEKATPRSSPLWWAELEILSSEAT, translated from the exons ATGGGTTGTGGATTCCACTACTCTTACGTCTTCTTCTTGATCATTACCCTTCAAGCTCCTCTCTCGTTTTCTGTCAACCCCCAAG GATACGCATTGTTGAAGTTCCGGGAAAGAGTGAACTCGGATCCTCATGGAACTCTTGCAAACTGGAATGTTAGTAGTGATCTCTGTTCTTGGTCAGGGGTAACTTGCGTTGACGGCAACGTGCAGATTCT GGATCTTAGCGGATGTTCTTTGGGAGGAACGTTAGCTCCTGAGCTTAACCAACTAATTGAACTAAGATCTCT AAAACTCTCCAAGAACCATTTCTCTGGAGAGATTCCAAAGGAGTATGAGAGTTTCTCAAAACTTGAATTTTTGGGTTTGAGAGACAATGATTTAACCGGAACAATTCCACCCGAGCTAACCAATGTCTTATCGCTAAAACACTT GTTGCTTTCTGGTAACAAATTTCAAAGTAATATGAGTATAAAGATCCTGAGAATGAAACTGCTGCACTCTCCTTTTGCTGTTCTTGGCTGTGCAAATAGAAAACTTGGACACTG TATTTCAAGAAACCATATCATTCGAGTTAAAAAGATTGAAGCATTTGTATTCCGTATCAAAGCAACTTCAAGACGTTTCTTGAAAGCATTCCCAAGTAAGTTCGATTTCAAAAGACGTGAGTTACTCGAGGAGACAAGTAACTTGGCGGCTGAGCCTGCTCCTCAAGCTCCTAGTCCTTCTCCAGAGACTATAACTGAAGCCTCTCCTCGAAGCAGCGGGTCTTTCCCAGCAGTGACCAACGCAAAGAAGAGAATACCACCTTTAGTCCCTCCTCCACCTTCTCCCGATGAGAACACTAGTTCTGATTCCTCCAAGAATCATCCACAACCACAAGATAATAAACAGTCAAAAGGATCAAAACATGTATGGCTCTATGTGGTTATCGCGGTTGCTTCTTTCCTCGGTTTACTGATTATAGTAGCTGTTATATTCTTGTGCCGTAAAAGAGCTGTAAAGAGCATAGGTCCTTGGAAAACTGGTCTTAGTGGACAACTACAGAAAGCTTTTGTCACCG GGGTACCAAAGCTGAATAGGGCTGAGCTAGAAACAGCGTGTGAGGATTTCAGCAACATCATCGAGACGTTTGATGGTTACACTGTGTATAAAGGAACTTTGTCGAGTGGTGTTGAGATAGCTGTGGCTTCTACCGCGGTTTGTGAATCTAAAGAATGGACTAGAGCCATGGAAATGGCTTACCGTAGAAAG ATTGATGCACTTTCTCGGATCAACCATAAGAACTTTGTGAATCTGATTGGATACTGTGAAGAAGATGAGCCTTTTAACAGGATGATGGTTTTCGAATATGCTCCAAATGGAACCCTTTTCGAACATTTGCATG ATAAGGAGATGGAGCATCTTGATTGGAGCGCAAGAATGAGAATAATAATGGGAACTGCCTATTGTCTACAACATATGCACGAGATGAACCCTCCCATGGCACATTCTGACTTCAACTCGTCTGAAATATACCTAACCGATGACTACGCAGCCAAG GTCTCGGAGATTCCTTTCAACTTAGAGGCGAGATTAAACCCGAAGAAACACGTGAGTGGTGACTTAGAGCAAGCCTCATTGCTACTACCTCCAGAACCGGAGACTAACGTCCACAGCTTTGGACTCTTAATGCTCGAAATAATCTCCGGAAAGCTCTCATTTTCAGACGAATATGGATCTATCGAACAATGG GCATCAAAACATCTGGAAAATGACGGTTTAGGAGAGATGATAGACCCATCGTTAAAGACATTCAAAGAAGAAGAGCTTGAAGTGATATGTGATGTGATACGAGAATGTCTGAAACCAGACCAGAGACATCGACCTTCAATGAAAGATGTAGCGGAACAGCTAAAACAAGTTATTAACATAACTCCTGAAAAAGCTACTCCAAGATCATCTCCTCTTTGGTGGGCAGAACTCGAGATCTTGTCCTCTGAAGCAACTTGA
- the LOC106325192 gene encoding uncharacterized protein LOC106325192 isoform X2, translating into MKLRRRELLVVKAGWIVSMVILLKVITFALCIKQSPFSSSNPLSLSLSLINSEEATTVYSEDAVEEEAHEETEEEAQEDETVIQVDKNGRTSVHSSIRQQEHMRKDAMAGLHVLRLMPEPTAVALLYAQQ; encoded by the exons ATGAAGCTGCGGAGGAGAGAGCTTCTGGTAGTGAAAGCGGGTTGGATTGTATCGATGGTGATCCTGTTAAAGGTAATCACTTTTGCACTCTGCATCAAGCAATCCCCTTTCTCATCAAGCAATCCCCTTTCTCTCTCTCTCTCTCTCATCAACTCAGAGGAGGCAACGACCGTGTACTCAGAGGACGCAG TGGAAGAAGAAGCGCATGAGGAGACTGAAGAGGAAGCACAGGAAGATGAGACAGTGATCCAAGTA GACAAAAATGGCAGAACCAGCGTACACAGTAGCATCAGACAGCAAGAACACATGAGAAAAGATGCTATGGCTGGACTTCACGTCCTTAGGTTAATGCCCGAGCCGACAGCTGTTGCACTACTGTATGCGCAGCAGTAG
- the LOC106343582 gene encoding V-type proton ATPase subunit c1-like has product MSTFSGDETAPFFGFLGAAAAVVFSYSSFFGQGMGAAYGTAKSGVGVPSMGVMRPELVMKSIVPVVMAGVLGIYGLIIAVIIST; this is encoded by the exons ATGTCTACGTTTAGTGGAGATGAAACCGCTCCTTTCTTCGGCTTCCTCGGCGCTGCCGCTGCCGTCGTCTTCTCAT ATTCTAGTTTCTTTGGACAAG GCATGGGAGCTGCATATGGGACAGCCAAGAGTGGTGTGGGAGTGCCATCTATGGGTGTGATGAGGCCTGAGTTGGTGATGAAGTCTATCGTCCCCGTTGTTATGGCTGGTGTTTTGGGTATCTACGGTTTGATTATTGCTGTTATCATCAGTACCTGA
- the LOC106325192 gene encoding uncharacterized protein LOC106325192 isoform X1, whose translation MKLRRRELLVVKAGWIVSMVILLKVITFALCIKQSPFSSSNPLSLSLSLINSEEATTVYSEDAVEEEAHEETEEEAQEDETVIQVVCVSMPIHKSLNLYVLCHYIYVEIIVCRTWFDHSQSLIKWPNQHKNGLDQADT comes from the exons ATGAAGCTGCGGAGGAGAGAGCTTCTGGTAGTGAAAGCGGGTTGGATTGTATCGATGGTGATCCTGTTAAAGGTAATCACTTTTGCACTCTGCATCAAGCAATCCCCTTTCTCATCAAGCAATCCCCTTTCTCTCTCTCTCTCTCTCATCAACTCAGAGGAGGCAACGACCGTGTACTCAGAGGACGCAG TGGAAGAAGAAGCGCATGAGGAGACTGAAGAGGAAGCACAGGAAGATGAGACAGTGATCCAAGTAGTCTGTGTCTCCATGCCTATCCATAAATCTCTGAACCTTTATGTTTTGTGCCATTACATTTATGTTGAAATAATCGTTTGTAGAACATGGTTTGATCACTCCCAATCACTGATTAAATGGCCGAACCAGCATAAAAATGGTTTGGATCAGGCAGACACTTGA
- the LOC106330327 gene encoding uncharacterized protein LOC106330327 produces the protein MENPSSSNIEEVQQECYDEWMSLQAKRMTDLKRALANGEKNDGALRELIQSVIEDFKDYARKRSEHSRRYSSNYFAPTWNTCLENALLWMGGCRPSSFIRLVYAMCGSQPSSVLPTSSVTTTSAIGESDRD, from the exons ATGGAGAATCCGAGCTCATCAAACATAGAAGAAGTTCAACAAGAATGTTATGATGAGTGGATGAGTTTACAAGCCAAACGCATGACGGACCTTAAACGAGCGTTAGCTAACGGTGAGAAAAACGATGGCGCGCTTCGAGAATTGATACAGTCAGTGATTGAAGATTTTAAAGACTATGCCCGAAAACGATCAGAACATTCTCGTCGATATAGCTCAAACTATTTTGCTCCGACATGGAACACTTGTCTTGAAAACGCACTTCTTTGGATGGGAGGTTGTCGTCCTTCTTCGTTTATACGACTCGTATACGCTATGTGTGGATCTCAACCGAGCTCCGTCTTACCAACTTCTTCCGTGACAACAACATCGGCG ATTGGTGAGTCGGATAGGGACTAA
- the LOC106326401 gene encoding uncharacterized protein LOC106326401, protein MEGKKLNLYAPLPSIRRMSSKKEHSGESENKKTVITRPEPSKEQETPAFVLPDQSFDHLTEPASVPFVWEQIPGKPKDDMATLIQESGLLETDDEDEDEDEEEDTVSSTGSFSVNCSTSGVSDIEMNGERSEDVSSRESLDLMMSRFLPAAKAMAFTHQKHQSPSSYNSSEQKQTVQNREALGVRQRRQLVAEHEHFAIVQSLYDDLNIEDDDESEDDDDDDHRILPEVTIKKACGFLPRLCARNSFKFSNPVPLDTKLNRNLKHSGEQTGIPNWSTRRLSGFISPYRTSCSETGFVGAPVKPESFKRLNRGISKSQELYPPRTRREILPNYSHSGEIRVFRNSTSTPSRIQRTTTMHDSRFLVEEVNRRKSSSINRSGSLLKTSPEYTAAAISPPPLPETPSRSWLRRTLLPPVSPKPYGVALGQVGTKKLDQEILESTKWETIVKTSYVHNDHVRYSQELVVHPSRQQNT, encoded by the exons ATGGAGGGGAAGAAGCTGAATTTGTATGCTCCATTACCATCAATAAGACGAATGTCAAGTAAAAAAGAGCATTCAGGTGAATCAGAGAACAAGAAGACAGTCATTACAAGACCAGAGCCGAGCAAAGAACAAGAAACGCCTGCTTTTGTATTACCAGACCAGAGTTTCGATCATCTCACGGAACCAGCTTCAGTTCCTTTTGTTTGGGAACAGATCCCTGGAAAACCAAAAGATGACATGGCTACATTGATTCAAGAATCAGGCTTACTAGAAACCGATGACGAAGACGAAGACGAAGACGAAGAAGAAGATACTGTTTCTTCTACTGGAAGCTTCTCTGTTAACTGCAGCACAAGTGGAGTGAGCGACATCGAGATGAACGGTGAGAGATCTGAAGATGTCTCGTCTAGAGAAAGTCTCGATCTAATGATGTCGAGGTTCTTACCAGCTGCTAAAGCAATGGCTTTCACACATCAGAAGCACCAATCTCCTTCTTCTTACAACTCCTCAGAACAGAAGCAAACCGTACAGAACAGAGAAGCTCTTGGAGTTCGCCAAAGACGTCAATTAGTAGCTGAGCATGAACATTTCGCTATTGTTCAGAGTCTTTACGATGATTTAAACATCGAAGATGATGATGAAAGCGAAGACGATGATGATGATGATCACCGAATCCTCCCTGAAGTCACTATCAAGAAAGCTTGTGGATTCTTGCCAAGGCTATGTGCTAGGAACTCGTTCAAGTTTTCAAACCCGGTTCCTTTGGATACAAAACTAAACCGGAATTTGAAACATTCGGGGGAGCAAACCGGGATACCAAACTGGTCGACTAGGCGTCTTTCCGGTTTTATCTCTCCGTACCGAACCTCTTGTTCGGAAACCGGTTTTGTCGGAGCTCCGGTTAAACCAGAGAGCTTCAAGAGGCTAAACAGAGGAATAAGCAAGTCTCAAGAACTGTATCCACCGAGAACAAGAAGAGAGATTCTTCCTAACTACTCACATTCTGGAGAAATCAGAGTGTTTAGAAACTCGACCTCAACTCCTTCCAGGATCCAACGGACGACGACAATGCACGACTCGAGGTTCCTTGTGGAGGAAGTAAACAGAAGAAAAAGCAGCAGCATCAACAGGTCAGGGAGTCTTTTGAAAACGTCGCCGGAATACACGGCGGCGGCGATCTCTCCACCACCCTTACCGGAAACCCCGTCTCGGTCTTGGCTCCGACGAACACTCCTCCCGCCGGTGAGCCCTAAACCTTACGGCGTCGCTTTAGGTCAAGTTGGTACTAAGAAACTGGATCAGGAAATTCTTGAATCTACAAAATGGGAAACGATCGTTAAAACATCTTATGTTCACAACGATCACGTTCGTTATTCTCAG GAGCTGGTTGTTCATCCCTCTCGCCAGCAAAATACATAA
- the LOC106300140 gene encoding uncharacterized protein LOC106300140, which yields MALGETPGRTDGAGESMSDLTAEQLFKINELHMKTVQEENMLTKQSATLQEDTADMPIAVAAFHKERIGEADVEVELALDKYEDEMARMLAEADKLRLTTLTKIVEILTAVQAADFLLAGKKLHFVDA from the coding sequence ATGGCTCTGGGTGAGACACCTGGCAGGACAGACGGAGCAGGCGAGTCGATGAGTGATCTAACGGCTGAGCAATTATTCAAGATCAACGAGCTACATATGAAAACGGTACAAGAAGAGAACATGCTGACTAAGCAATCGGCGACTTTACAAGAAGACACGGCGGATATGCCTATTGCCGTCGCGGCGTTCCACAAAGAAAGGATCGGAGAAGCCGACGTGGAGGTGGAGCTTGCGCTTGATAAGTACGAGGACGAAATGGCTCGTATGTTAGCTGAAGCGGATAAGCTGAGGTTAACCACTTTAACTAAAATTGTTGAGATTTTAACGGCGGTTCAAGCGGCGGACTTTCTACTTGCCGGGAAGAAACTTCATTTTGTCGATGCATGA